The following are from one region of the Petrotoga mobilis SJ95 genome:
- the wtpC gene encoding tungstate ABC transporter ATP-binding protein WtpC codes for MIKIVNISKRFKKFSLEDINLNIEDNEYFVILGPTGVGKTVILEIIAGLIKPDFGDVFIGEKRITHLPPEERNVGMVYQDYMLFPHLNVEENIVFGLKSRRIKKDEIRSLLNNIVELFRIEHLLTRKTKNLSGGEKQRVALARALITSPQILLLDEPLSALDPQTKEKFIEDLKNLHKQLKTTTIHVTHDFNEAFSLADKIAIMKDGKIIQDGDSKDVFNKPNSDFVARFTGVRNIFRGEIIKDDSGTYVSVNGLKISVASEKMGNVNISVRPEDILLSTNPFDSSARNVFPGVIKRIDEQLSVVHITVDIGIPLVVYITRQSLKELNLVENKKIFVTFKASAVHVY; via the coding sequence TTGATTAAAATCGTGAATATATCGAAGAGATTTAAAAAGTTTTCTTTAGAAGATATCAATTTGAATATCGAAGATAACGAGTATTTTGTAATTTTGGGGCCAACAGGTGTAGGTAAAACAGTGATTCTTGAGATTATAGCAGGTTTAATAAAACCTGACTTTGGTGATGTTTTTATCGGAGAGAAAAGAATTACACATTTACCTCCTGAAGAGAGAAATGTTGGAATGGTTTATCAGGATTATATGCTCTTTCCACATCTAAATGTGGAAGAGAATATTGTTTTTGGATTAAAATCGAGGAGAATTAAAAAAGATGAAATAAGATCTCTGTTAAACAACATAGTAGAGCTTTTTCGCATAGAACATTTACTCACAAGGAAAACGAAGAATCTAAGTGGAGGAGAGAAGCAAAGAGTAGCTCTTGCACGAGCTTTAATCACTTCTCCACAAATTTTGCTGTTAGATGAACCTTTAAGTGCATTAGATCCTCAAACAAAAGAAAAATTTATAGAAGATTTGAAGAACTTACATAAACAGCTCAAGACTACTACAATTCATGTAACACATGATTTTAATGAAGCATTTTCTTTAGCGGATAAAATCGCTATAATGAAAGACGGGAAGATCATTCAAGATGGAGATTCAAAAGATGTGTTCAACAAACCGAATTCTGATTTTGTAGCTCGATTCACAGGGGTTAGAAATATTTTTCGAGGAGAAATAATAAAAGATGATTCTGGCACCTATGTTTCTGTGAATGGATTGAAAATAAGTGTAGCCTCTGAAAAGATGGGGAACGTTAATATCTCTGTCAGACCAGAAGATATATTGTTATCTACAAATCCTTTTGATTCAAGTGCTAGGAATGTTTTCCCTGGAGTGATAAAGCGGATTGATGAACAATTATCAGTAGTTCATATTACTGTAGATATCGGTATTCCTTTGGTGGTGTACATAACTAGGCAATCGTTGAAAGAGTTGAATTTAGTAGAAAATAAAAAGATTTTTGTTACATTCAAAGCTTCTGCAGTGCATGTTTACTAA
- a CDS encoding ABC transporter permease, translated as MIKKAWFELILSFLGILLLFFIAAPVAKLIFGVEPKVLIDTVKEEEVYSSILLTFSASLVATLISILLGVPLAYLLARKDFFGKSFVESLIDIPVIIPHTAAGIALLTVFGSRFFLGRFFSIFGIEFVGEFAGIVVAMMFVSMPFLVNEVKEGFRSIDVKLEKVARSLGSSPARTFFRVSLPLNFNHLISGSLMMWARGLSEFGAVIILAYHPMTASVLIYERFTSFGLKYSSPVAAIMVITSLIVFIFLTLINRKNSIEGREKENELD; from the coding sequence ATGATTAAAAAAGCATGGTTCGAATTAATACTTAGTTTTTTGGGGATACTATTGTTGTTTTTCATAGCGGCCCCTGTGGCTAAGCTTATTTTTGGAGTTGAGCCGAAAGTTCTTATCGACACTGTAAAGGAAGAAGAAGTATACAGTTCCATATTGCTTACTTTCAGTGCATCGTTAGTTGCAACTTTAATTTCTATATTGTTGGGGGTACCTTTGGCTTACTTGCTTGCTCGTAAAGATTTTTTTGGTAAGTCTTTTGTAGAAAGTTTGATAGATATCCCCGTTATAATACCACATACAGCAGCAGGAATAGCGCTTTTAACGGTTTTTGGTAGTAGATTTTTTCTGGGAAGATTTTTCTCGATATTTGGAATAGAGTTCGTTGGCGAATTTGCAGGAATAGTTGTTGCGATGATGTTTGTCAGTATGCCTTTTTTGGTGAATGAAGTTAAAGAAGGGTTCAGATCTATTGATGTTAAACTTGAAAAGGTTGCTAGAAGTTTGGGCTCATCCCCTGCGAGAACTTTCTTCAGAGTATCGCTACCTTTGAATTTTAACCATTTAATCTCTGGTTCACTTATGATGTGGGCAAGAGGATTATCTGAATTTGGTGCGGTTATTATATTAGCTTATCATCCAATGACGGCGTCGGTACTTATCTACGAGAGATTTACTTCATTTGGATTGAAGTATTCAAGCCCCGTTGCAGCCATTATGGTGATAACAAGTCTCATTGTGTTTATCTTTTTAACACTCATAAACAGAAAGAATTCAATAGAAGGTAGAGAGAAGGAAAACGAGCTTGATTAA
- the wtpA gene encoding tungstate ABC transporter substrate-binding protein WtpA: MKSIYKYTFMLFVFLFGTLMMAEDITGEIVVFHAGSLSVPFAQIEKAFESQYPGTDVIREAAGSREAVRKVTDLGREADVIGSADYTVIENLMIPEYTEWYINFANNEMVIMYTEDSRYKDEINSDNWYEILLRPDVEYGHSDPNADPCGYRSQIVWKLAEKYYKVDSLYKKLADNCPPKNVRPKETDLIALLEAGELDYIFIYKSVALQHRMPYVELPEQINLKSTKYADFYATASFDVTGKEPGEMITQIGQPMVYALTIPNNAPNLQGAIAFIKFVIGPQGRAIMEENGQPSINPPEGVNIEKAPQELQDFLKGGAND; the protein is encoded by the coding sequence ATGAAGAGCATTTATAAGTACACATTTATGTTATTTGTTTTTTTATTTGGGACGTTGATGATGGCTGAAGATATAACTGGAGAGATTGTAGTTTTCCATGCGGGATCTTTAAGCGTTCCATTTGCACAAATTGAAAAAGCCTTTGAAAGTCAGTATCCTGGAACAGATGTTATTAGGGAAGCTGCAGGAAGTAGAGAAGCTGTTAGAAAGGTTACCGATCTTGGAAGAGAAGCGGACGTTATAGGTTCTGCGGATTATACGGTCATCGAAAATCTGATGATCCCAGAGTACACAGAATGGTACATAAATTTTGCCAACAACGAGATGGTGATAATGTACACAGAAGATTCTCGTTACAAAGATGAGATTAATTCTGACAATTGGTATGAGATTCTTTTGCGTCCTGATGTTGAGTACGGTCATTCGGATCCAAATGCTGATCCTTGTGGATACAGAAGCCAGATTGTTTGGAAATTGGCAGAAAAATATTATAAAGTGGATAGTCTATATAAAAAACTTGCTGATAACTGTCCACCAAAAAACGTTAGACCAAAAGAAACAGATTTAATCGCACTATTAGAGGCAGGAGAACTGGATTATATTTTCATCTACAAATCTGTGGCATTGCAACATCGAATGCCCTATGTAGAATTACCAGAACAAATTAATTTGAAAAGTACAAAGTATGCCGATTTTTATGCAACTGCTTCTTTTGATGTAACGGGCAAAGAGCCTGGTGAAATGATAACCCAAATAGGGCAACCTATGGTATATGCTCTAACCATTCCCAATAATGCTCCAAATCTACAGGGAGCAATTGCCTTCATCAAATTCGTCATTGGTCCACAAGGCCGAGCCATTATGGAAGAAAACGGGCAACCGTCAATTAATCCCCCAGAAGGTGTAAACATAGAAAAAGCTCCCCAGGAGCTTCAAGATTTCTTAAAAGGTGGAGCGAATGATTAA
- a CDS encoding NAD(P)/FAD-dependent oxidoreductase — protein MRYVIVGASAAGLNAARTLESLDPQGEITILSAEEVFPYSKMSLPYLLSNKLKKRDYMFLPSPSRANLLLGQRVVNIDVERKKIETIQNKTFSFDKLLIATGAEPYVPDMEVEGSPLVLTVRNLSDMDKLKDKLNKSDVKRVILSGAGLVNSEIADALAELNIPATFVIRSRRMLSQIVDEEGSEIIAERAIENGMELITGESITKVQEEGDHANIFLASGKVIQGSCVVVGKGVKPSIDFLEKTPIKCDTGILVNEYMETSVKDVYAAGDVTESIDLISDEYEMHALWPVAMEQARIAATNMAGYSWKYPKEVSRNIVNLFGEVVFTGGISKEDAYDVYKEKEGRSYHKILVRDGKLVGFIFVGGVLNPGVYLAAMKNQWDISHLLNEAIKGALSYSMFKAPTREVVNI, from the coding sequence ATGTCTCTACCTTACTTATTGTCAAATAAATTGAAAAAGAGAGATTATATGTTTCTACCCTCTCCGTCGAGAGCTAATCTTCTATTGGGGCAAAGGGTTGTCAACATTGATGTTGAAAGAAAAAAGATAGAAACTATACAAAACAAAACATTTTCCTTCGATAAATTGTTGATAGCAACTGGAGCGGAACCTTATGTTCCAGATATGGAAGTAGAAGGATCTCCACTAGTGTTAACGGTGAGAAATCTTTCAGATATGGATAAATTGAAAGATAAGTTGAACAAAAGTGACGTTAAAAGAGTTATACTTTCTGGTGCTGGATTAGTTAATTCTGAGATCGCTGATGCCTTAGCAGAACTTAATATACCTGCTACTTTTGTTATAAGATCGCGTAGAATGTTATCTCAGATTGTTGATGAAGAGGGTTCAGAAATTATTGCTGAAAGGGCAATAGAAAATGGAATGGAGTTAATCACAGGTGAAAGCATAACGAAGGTTCAAGAAGAAGGAGATCACGCAAACATCTTTCTTGCATCAGGCAAAGTAATTCAAGGCAGTTGTGTTGTTGTGGGAAAAGGAGTTAAGCCGAGTATAGATTTTCTCGAAAAAACGCCTATCAAATGTGACACTGGCATCTTGGTAAACGAATATATGGAAACATCTGTTAAGGATGTTTATGCGGCAGGGGATGTGACGGAATCCATAGACTTAATTTCAGATGAGTATGAAATGCATGCCTTGTGGCCTGTTGCGATGGAACAAGCAAGGATAGCTGCCACCAATATGGCGGGGTATTCTTGGAAATATCCCAAAGAAGTATCTAGAAACATAGTAAATTTATTTGGAGAAGTTGTTTTCACTGGGGGTATTAGTAAAGAAGATGCTTACGATGTTTATAAGGAAAAAGAAGGTAGAAGTTACCACAAAATTCTGGTAAGAGATGGCAAACTTGTTGGTTTTATCTTTGTTGGAGGAGTCCTAAATCCTGGAGTTTATTTGGCAGCGATGAAAAATCAATGGGATATAAGCCATCTATTGAATGAAGCAATAAAAGGTGCGTTAAGTTATTCGATGTTTAAGGCTCCTACGAGAGAAGTTGTGAATATATAA